A single Thermosynechococcus vestitus BP-1 DNA region contains:
- a CDS encoding GumC family protein, which translates to MSSENNHLSLPPEASQLSLWQPRPIDKVTVDELLRGLKRRSAVAALVGAFVAIGYLGCYYLFLRNYQYSILLQVEPIQPPGARPGATSEAIRNLASLPLPLLSASIEGDATTLLQILNSDIVLKPIYEKFLKDNPDLDREQYSYETFLKSIKIEDQAEKKLLSKGSSKIVRITFIAKDKTKLESALKIIVEELKKFNEAQKQEQISDNLRYLNQEIQKTLSQIDDLDSQLNEFRYQNRVVRPDVTTSTNSPNSGNSASGMSDLQTYTNLLIELEYKRNENRVKLESTQETFNSLKAQLKLSPDEALAASNLAASRDYQQLLGALATTETQLAGERSNLTDQSPTVQALEEQKRQLLDQSKRQARQITIRYQNQVPRPETLIGYGSAVSDSLIGKYLQVKTELEALKRADAELSNQIQATKAEVSRLLGLANPYRKIEQRFATALQSLGLLLQTRQSLQLQIAQRDFTWKVLSDIDDTERYQVSTRLSTALLMALALGGISGVLIALIMDWLDDRFLEVEQIRQQTPLPILGQIPVTKTFDQLAFSRLEAPLTLWGLQHRLPGVSPAFKESFYFLLTQLEVLGSPHALAVMGTSGQEGQTTIALYLALAAAAIGKRVLLVDANLHQPSLHQVLGIPNVNGLGELLQGTMPLPHWPSLLANLTEGLWVLTGGQAQQEPMALFSSYRWFDFLDSTKETFDVVIVDVPAILAAADTYRVLTALDRALLVVRLRKTREAALAEALKACDLGLRQKMLGIVVNGVVKANQRFGNFQTRATDLEMASISATSA; encoded by the coding sequence ATGTCCAGTGAAAATAACCATCTGTCCCTTCCCCCTGAAGCTTCACAGCTGAGTTTGTGGCAGCCACGACCCATTGACAAAGTAACTGTTGACGAACTGTTGCGAGGTTTGAAGCGGCGTTCAGCGGTTGCTGCATTAGTTGGTGCATTCGTTGCGATCGGCTACTTAGGATGCTATTACTTGTTTCTAAGGAACTATCAATACTCCATTTTGCTTCAGGTTGAGCCAATCCAGCCTCCAGGTGCTCGACCAGGAGCGACCTCAGAGGCAATCCGTAATCTCGCGTCTTTGCCTCTTCCTCTACTATCAGCATCAATAGAAGGTGATGCAACAACACTACTACAAATACTCAATAGTGATATCGTCCTAAAGCCCATTTATGAAAAATTCCTTAAAGACAATCCTGATTTAGATCGAGAGCAATATTCCTATGAAACATTTCTTAAGTCTATAAAAATCGAGGACCAAGCAGAAAAAAAATTACTTAGCAAAGGCAGCTCAAAGATAGTAAGAATTACTTTTATTGCAAAAGATAAAACAAAGCTAGAATCAGCATTAAAAATTATTGTTGAAGAATTAAAAAAGTTTAATGAGGCGCAAAAACAAGAGCAAATATCAGACAATCTTCGCTACCTCAATCAAGAAATTCAAAAGACCCTTAGTCAAATTGACGATCTTGACAGTCAACTCAATGAATTCCGATATCAAAATCGAGTTGTACGCCCTGATGTTACAACTTCTACAAATTCTCCAAATTCTGGAAACTCAGCTTCTGGCATGAGTGATCTTCAGACTTATACCAATCTTCTAATTGAGTTAGAATACAAAAGAAATGAAAATAGAGTGAAACTGGAATCTACCCAGGAAACATTTAATTCCTTAAAGGCACAGTTAAAGCTTTCTCCTGATGAAGCACTGGCTGCTTCTAACTTAGCTGCTTCGAGAGATTATCAACAATTGCTAGGCGCTTTAGCCACAACGGAAACACAGCTAGCAGGAGAGCGGAGCAACTTAACGGATCAATCTCCCACAGTCCAAGCGCTGGAGGAACAAAAGCGGCAACTGCTGGATCAGTCTAAGCGCCAAGCTCGGCAAATCACAATTCGATATCAGAACCAAGTTCCTCGCCCTGAAACCTTAATTGGTTATGGCAGTGCTGTCTCTGATTCGCTGATTGGGAAATATCTACAGGTAAAAACTGAGCTTGAAGCTCTCAAGAGAGCAGATGCGGAATTGAGTAATCAAATTCAGGCAACCAAAGCAGAAGTATCCCGACTGTTAGGCCTTGCCAACCCCTACCGTAAAATTGAGCAACGTTTTGCAACTGCACTACAATCCCTAGGACTGCTATTGCAAACACGGCAGTCGCTGCAACTCCAAATTGCCCAGCGCGACTTTACATGGAAGGTTCTTTCTGATATCGACGATACGGAGCGGTATCAGGTGAGCACACGCTTATCAACGGCATTGTTGATGGCTTTGGCACTTGGGGGAATTTCTGGCGTGCTAATTGCCTTGATCATGGATTGGTTGGATGATCGCTTTCTGGAGGTGGAGCAGATTCGCCAACAGACCCCCTTACCTATTTTGGGTCAGATTCCTGTGACCAAGACTTTTGATCAACTGGCCTTTAGTCGTTTAGAAGCACCATTGACGCTGTGGGGGCTGCAACACCGTTTGCCGGGGGTCAGTCCTGCTTTTAAAGAAAGTTTTTACTTCCTACTGACGCAATTAGAGGTGTTGGGGTCACCCCACGCCTTAGCAGTCATGGGCACCAGTGGTCAAGAAGGACAAACTACCATTGCCCTTTATCTTGCTTTGGCGGCAGCGGCGATAGGAAAGCGGGTCTTGCTGGTGGATGCCAATTTGCACCAACCAAGCCTTCATCAAGTTCTTGGCATTCCCAACGTCAATGGTTTAGGGGAACTGTTACAGGGAACGATGCCTCTGCCCCACTGGCCTAGTCTTTTGGCCAATCTTACTGAGGGACTCTGGGTATTGACGGGAGGTCAGGCGCAGCAGGAACCCATGGCGCTGTTTAGTTCTTATCGCTGGTTTGATTTCCTAGACAGCACTAAAGAAACTTTTGACGTCGTGATTGTTGATGTTCCTGCGATCCTGGCTGCTGCGGATACATATCGAGTGTTGACAGCACTAGACCGGGCACTGTTGGTGGTACGCTTAAGGAAAACACGAGAGGCGGCCTTGGCCGAAGCGCTGAAAGCCTGCGATCTGGGTTTACGGCAAAAGATGCTTGGGATTGTGGTCAATGGTGTGGTCAAAGCCAACCAACGGTTTGGTAACTTCCAAACTAGGGCTACTGACTTAGAGATGGCTTCAATTTCTGCGACTTCTGCCTGA
- the hemW gene encoding radical SAM family heme chaperone HemW — protein MTIAAYIHLPFCRRRCFYCDFPITVVGESPTLAQSLIQEYVAALCQEIAHTPTEGQPLQTIFFGGGTPSLVPPPYLGQLLEALDRQLGIALEAEISMEMDPGTFDLEQLQDYLRLGVNRVSLGVQAFDDELLRLCGRSHDVADVERAVEIIQRAGVANWSMDLISGLPQQSLADWQCSLEQAIAFKPTHLSIYDLIIEPKTVFSKRYQPEAAPLPSQEQAAAAYHLAHEMLTAAGYDHYEISNYAQGGFACRHNQVYWRNQSYYGFGMGATSYLQHRRLSRPRTRREYYQWLQALPESLHQGSPDSLWDRWLETLMLGLRLRDGLSLPALADEFPASWVEALQAAAAKISPALLSLAGDRLHLTQPEGFLVANHVIVSLWQALEGSVFRQQEGQPLPIH, from the coding sequence ATGACTATCGCTGCATACATCCATTTGCCCTTTTGTCGGCGCCGCTGCTTCTACTGTGACTTTCCAATTACGGTGGTGGGAGAGTCGCCAACGCTGGCACAGTCCCTGATTCAAGAGTATGTGGCTGCACTGTGTCAAGAAATTGCCCACACCCCCACGGAGGGGCAACCGCTGCAAACTATCTTCTTTGGTGGCGGAACGCCTTCTCTAGTCCCGCCTCCATACCTTGGCCAGCTGCTGGAGGCCCTCGATCGCCAGCTGGGTATTGCCCTCGAAGCCGAAATTTCCATGGAAATGGATCCGGGGACATTTGACTTAGAACAATTGCAGGACTATCTCAGGCTAGGGGTAAATCGTGTCAGTTTGGGCGTACAGGCCTTTGACGATGAGCTATTGCGGCTGTGTGGCCGCAGTCACGATGTGGCCGATGTTGAGCGGGCAGTTGAGATAATTCAGAGGGCGGGGGTAGCAAACTGGAGCATGGATCTGATTTCGGGCCTGCCCCAACAATCCTTGGCGGACTGGCAATGTTCCCTAGAGCAAGCGATCGCCTTCAAGCCAACGCATCTGTCTATCTATGACCTAATCATTGAGCCAAAGACCGTCTTCAGCAAACGCTATCAACCCGAAGCAGCCCCCCTACCTAGCCAGGAGCAGGCTGCCGCCGCCTATCACCTTGCCCATGAGATGTTAACAGCAGCGGGCTACGATCACTACGAAATTTCTAACTATGCCCAAGGGGGGTTTGCCTGTCGTCATAATCAAGTCTATTGGCGCAATCAATCCTACTATGGCTTTGGCATGGGCGCCACCAGTTATCTCCAGCATCGTCGTCTCAGCCGTCCGCGGACCCGCCGTGAATACTATCAATGGCTGCAAGCCTTACCAGAGAGCCTCCACCAAGGAAGTCCAGACTCCCTGTGGGATCGCTGGTTGGAAACACTGATGTTGGGCTTGCGCCTCAGGGATGGCCTCTCTTTGCCGGCTTTGGCGGATGAATTTCCGGCGTCCTGGGTTGAGGCCCTACAGGCAGCAGCGGCAAAAATATCGCCAGCGTTGCTTTCTTTGGCGGGCGATCGCCTGCACTTAACACAGCCAGAGGGATTTCTCGTGGCTAATCACGTCATTGTCAGCCTTTGGCAAGCATTGGAGGGATCGGTTTTCCGCCAACAGGAAGGGCAGCCCCTACCGATACACTAG
- a CDS encoding tetratricopeptide repeat protein, translated as MRKKWITLFVLLLGMIPFIAISVMPLLTSAFTPPQATPSPMARPAAGDKIAELQAQEKGYQLVLEREPNNATALEGLVLARLQLIQLGKGEIASVIDPLRRLSAQRPEQTDYAILLGQAQQQTGDREGAAQTFQGVLAKSPGNLNALRALVDLYLKENRPQAAIGLIQDTLQGAEQANKVQPGSVDVTAVQLLLGDVYMTQKRYDEALTLFQNLGKENPNDFRPVLAQAMALTEQGKKTQAAALYAKAVELAPAKYKDAIQRAAQQMQQESPGTPEPSPQQ; from the coding sequence ATGCGCAAGAAATGGATCACCCTGTTCGTGTTGCTGTTGGGGATGATTCCCTTCATTGCCATTTCTGTGATGCCTCTGCTCACTAGTGCCTTTACGCCACCCCAAGCTACCCCAAGCCCGATGGCTAGGCCTGCCGCTGGGGACAAAATTGCAGAGCTGCAGGCCCAAGAAAAGGGCTATCAACTGGTCCTGGAGCGGGAACCCAACAATGCCACCGCATTGGAAGGCTTAGTGCTGGCGCGGTTGCAACTGATTCAACTGGGCAAAGGAGAGATTGCCAGCGTCATTGACCCCCTGCGGCGGTTGTCAGCTCAGCGACCCGAACAAACAGACTATGCCATTCTTCTAGGGCAAGCGCAACAACAAACGGGCGATCGCGAGGGGGCTGCCCAAACCTTTCAAGGGGTTCTGGCGAAATCTCCGGGGAACCTCAATGCCCTGCGGGCTCTGGTGGATCTTTACCTCAAGGAAAATCGTCCTCAAGCTGCCATTGGTTTGATTCAAGACACCCTCCAAGGAGCAGAGCAAGCCAATAAAGTCCAACCGGGGAGCGTGGACGTCACGGCTGTCCAACTCCTCCTTGGCGATGTTTATATGACTCAAAAACGCTATGATGAGGCGCTAACCCTTTTCCAAAATCTAGGCAAAGAAAATCCCAACGATTTTCGGCCAGTGCTTGCCCAAGCGATGGCACTGACAGAACAGGGGAAAAAGACTCAGGCGGCTGCCCTCTATGCTAAAGCGGTGGAATTAGCGCCTGCCAAGTATAAAGATGCCATTCAGCGGGCGGCACAGCAGATGCAACAGGAATCTCCAGGGACCCCTGAACCCTCACCACAGCAATAG
- a CDS encoding ABC transporter permease yields MSRLRALQGYLLLRLLLAPLMLWTIVTVVFLLLRATPGDPVDAILGPRAPAAVKEALREQLGLAQPLWQQYLNYLGQLLRFDLGTSLTSQGEAVTRIIAKHFPATAELGLVSLAIALGLGVLIGSLAAVKSGTAWDIAGRLFGIITYALPLFWFGMLLQLLFAVNLRWLPLGSRYPITETPPQGPTGLYMLDALLNGNLHQLGTAFTYLLLPAITLAIVLSGIFERIVRVNLKQTLVADYVEAARARGIPEHRILIHHALKNALIPVITVLGFTLASLLGGAVLTEVTFSWPGLGQRLYEAITLRDYPTVQGIVVFFAVIVVAASILIDVLNAWIDPRIHY; encoded by the coding sequence ATGTCTCGTCTGCGTGCATTGCAGGGGTACTTGCTTCTGCGGCTTTTACTGGCGCCACTGATGCTGTGGACAATTGTCACCGTCGTCTTTTTACTGCTGCGAGCCACGCCGGGGGATCCCGTGGATGCCATTTTGGGCCCCCGTGCGCCGGCGGCTGTGAAGGAGGCCCTGCGAGAACAATTGGGCTTGGCGCAACCCCTGTGGCAGCAATACTTGAATTATTTAGGGCAACTTCTGCGATTTGATCTGGGAACCTCCCTCACCAGTCAAGGGGAAGCAGTCACTAGGATCATTGCCAAGCACTTTCCTGCAACGGCAGAATTAGGCCTCGTCAGTCTGGCGATCGCCCTTGGCTTAGGAGTGCTCATTGGCAGTCTCGCCGCGGTGAAATCCGGAACCGCTTGGGATATAGCTGGGCGTCTCTTTGGCATCATCACCTACGCCTTGCCCCTCTTTTGGTTTGGGATGCTCCTGCAACTGCTGTTTGCGGTGAATCTGCGTTGGCTTCCCTTGGGCAGCCGCTACCCCATTACCGAAACACCCCCCCAAGGCCCCACTGGGCTGTATATGCTTGATGCCCTCCTGAATGGCAATCTTCACCAACTGGGAACTGCCTTTACCTACTTGCTTCTGCCTGCGATCACGCTGGCGATCGTCCTCAGTGGCATCTTTGAGCGTATTGTGCGCGTGAATCTCAAGCAAACCTTAGTGGCAGATTATGTAGAAGCCGCCCGTGCCCGTGGCATTCCTGAACATCGAATTCTCATTCACCATGCCCTCAAGAACGCCTTGATTCCCGTGATCACCGTTTTGGGCTTCACCCTTGCGAGCCTCTTGGGGGGAGCAGTATTAACAGAGGTAACCTTTTCTTGGCCGGGGCTGGGGCAACGACTCTACGAAGCCATTACTCTGCGGGATTATCCGACGGTGCAAGGGATTGTGGTTTTCTTTGCTGTGATTGTGGTTGCTGCCAGCATTCTCATTGATGTGCTCAATGCTTGGATTGACCCCCGCATCCACTACTAA
- a CDS encoding UPF0182 family protein: MPSLSVVPLMPPWLRWLCGLVLAIALGVGLCRLIAESLWFHQLGYLEVVWQRWSVQALLFLAVAGVSQLFYGCQQQWLLRQRTVTLDPALRAQSTYRGLGLWQLLLCAGSLNWLLIVATYHIGAIALQLWQQRSEMTFNSPLLPQLSVWRVAELSLQMVQTPWLLGLSLVAVILGLWLPVGLFQGLGILLSLAMGAIASLSWPVVLKGLFAASDPHTEPLFRHSISFYLFQIPLWELLRLWLVNLSVVGLGGTTLGYLLANESLSHGKFLGFVRSQRRHLQGLSAFVFATVALSFWLERYKLLYSTKGAAFGAGYTDVTVRLPLYGWLSASAFGVACLLAWSAIRRGGEQRRLGPIAPGLFGFTLGYLGVILIVDWLLPTAIEAAIVQPNQLQRELPYIQRTITHTREGFNLEKMRVEPFQPENNLNAEILAANAATTRNIRLWDTRPLLETNRQLQQLRSYYRFPAAFLDRYSLKLAPDQDQSEIRQVLIAAREVDYSAVQQFARSWINEHLVFTHGYGFTMSPVNTAEANGLPKYFVRDIGDTGQLLVNPPQIRESISFFYPRIYYGELTNTYIFVPSEVPELDFPRGTENVYNHYDGTGGVPIASWWRRLVYSVYFRDWQLLLTPNLRPDSRVLFRRLIQDRVRAIAPFLRFDSEPYLVVADPRSEQEIAPRPSTAGVNYLYWMIDAYTVSRYYPYSDPGEHSFNYIRNSVKVVVDAYNGDVTFYVVEPEDVMIRTWQRIFPTLFHPLSAMPHQLYRHIRYPIDLLQVQSEQLLKYHMSDPVVFYNREDLWQIPKEIYREKPQAVAPYYLITKLPIGATEEFILLVPFTPVNRPNLIGWLAARSDGENYGKLLLYVFPKQELVFGPEQMEARINQDPVISQQISLWNRQGSRSVQGNLLIIPIQRSLLYVEPIYLEADQNRLPTLARVIVMDNQRIVMAPTLEEALKQLFPQ, encoded by the coding sequence ATGCCGTCGCTCTCCGTTGTACCGCTCATGCCCCCTTGGTTGCGCTGGCTCTGTGGGTTGGTGCTGGCGATCGCCCTTGGGGTGGGGCTGTGCCGCCTGATTGCCGAAAGCCTTTGGTTTCATCAACTGGGCTATTTGGAGGTGGTTTGGCAGCGCTGGAGTGTCCAAGCCCTACTGTTTCTGGCGGTTGCGGGGGTATCGCAGCTGTTCTATGGCTGTCAGCAACAGTGGCTTCTGCGGCAACGTACGGTGACCCTTGATCCAGCCCTGAGGGCACAGAGTACCTATCGGGGGCTGGGGCTATGGCAGCTTTTGTTGTGTGCTGGTAGTTTAAATTGGCTGCTCATCGTTGCAACCTACCACATTGGGGCGATCGCCCTGCAACTGTGGCAACAGCGCTCAGAAATGACATTTAATAGCCCTCTGCTGCCGCAACTGAGTGTTTGGCGGGTGGCGGAGCTATCGCTGCAAATGGTGCAGACGCCTTGGCTACTGGGGCTGAGTTTGGTGGCAGTGATACTGGGGCTGTGGTTGCCGGTAGGCCTCTTTCAGGGATTGGGCATTCTCTTAAGCCTCGCGATGGGGGCGATCGCCAGTCTCAGTTGGCCAGTTGTCCTCAAGGGACTTTTTGCCGCCAGTGATCCCCATACGGAGCCGCTCTTTCGCCATTCCATTAGCTTTTACCTGTTTCAAATCCCCCTGTGGGAACTGTTGCGCCTATGGCTGGTGAACCTCAGTGTTGTCGGCTTAGGGGGAACGACCTTGGGCTATCTGCTGGCCAATGAAAGTCTCAGTCATGGTAAATTCCTCGGTTTCGTGCGATCGCAACGGCGGCATTTACAGGGCTTAAGTGCCTTTGTCTTTGCCACAGTAGCCCTCAGCTTCTGGCTAGAGCGCTATAAACTTCTCTATTCGACTAAGGGGGCGGCCTTTGGCGCAGGCTATACCGATGTCACCGTACGCCTACCCCTCTATGGTTGGCTCTCGGCCTCAGCCTTTGGCGTTGCCTGTTTGTTGGCTTGGTCAGCGATTCGACGAGGCGGAGAGCAGCGGCGGTTGGGCCCCATTGCCCCCGGCCTCTTTGGCTTTACCTTAGGCTACCTGGGGGTCATCCTGATTGTAGATTGGCTCCTGCCCACCGCCATTGAAGCGGCCATTGTTCAACCCAACCAACTGCAACGGGAACTCCCCTACATTCAACGCACCATTACCCACACCCGCGAAGGTTTTAACCTCGAAAAAATGCGGGTGGAACCTTTCCAGCCGGAAAATAACCTTAATGCCGAAATCCTTGCCGCCAACGCGGCCACCACCCGCAATATTCGCCTTTGGGATACCCGCCCCCTGCTCGAAACCAACCGCCAACTGCAACAACTGCGTTCCTACTATCGATTTCCAGCGGCCTTTTTGGATCGCTACTCTCTGAAACTGGCTCCTGATCAAGACCAATCAGAGATTCGCCAAGTCCTCATTGCTGCTCGTGAAGTGGACTACAGTGCCGTTCAGCAGTTTGCCCGCAGTTGGATTAATGAGCACCTCGTGTTTACCCACGGCTATGGCTTCACGATGAGTCCTGTGAATACGGCGGAAGCCAATGGTCTGCCCAAGTACTTTGTTCGCGATATTGGCGATACGGGTCAGCTACTGGTCAATCCCCCCCAGATTCGGGAGAGTATTTCCTTTTTCTACCCACGGATTTATTACGGTGAACTCACCAATACCTATATCTTTGTCCCCTCTGAGGTCCCGGAACTGGACTTTCCGCGGGGGACTGAAAATGTCTATAACCACTACGACGGCACGGGGGGTGTGCCCATTGCCAGTTGGTGGCGACGCTTGGTCTACAGTGTCTATTTTCGCGATTGGCAACTCCTGTTGACCCCCAACTTGCGGCCAGACTCACGGGTTCTCTTTCGGCGATTGATTCAGGATCGCGTGCGGGCGATCGCCCCCTTCCTGCGCTTTGACAGTGAACCCTACCTTGTCGTGGCTGATCCACGCTCTGAACAGGAGATTGCTCCTCGCCCGAGCACTGCGGGGGTCAACTATCTCTACTGGATGATTGATGCCTACACCGTCAGCCGCTACTATCCCTACAGCGATCCGGGGGAGCACTCGTTTAACTACATTCGCAATTCTGTGAAAGTCGTGGTGGACGCCTATAACGGCGATGTCACCTTTTATGTGGTGGAACCCGAGGATGTCATGATTCGCACGTGGCAGCGGATCTTCCCGACCCTTTTTCATCCTTTGAGTGCGATGCCCCACCAGCTCTATCGCCACATTCGCTATCCCATTGATCTGCTGCAAGTGCAGTCCGAGCAGCTCCTGAAGTACCACATGAGTGATCCTGTGGTGTTTTACAACCGCGAAGACCTCTGGCAGATTCCCAAGGAGATCTACCGCGAAAAACCCCAAGCCGTTGCCCCCTACTATCTCATTACCAAGCTACCCATTGGCGCCACGGAGGAGTTTATTCTCCTTGTCCCCTTTACACCCGTGAATCGTCCCAACCTCATTGGTTGGCTAGCGGCGCGTTCCGATGGCGAGAACTATGGCAAGCTTCTGCTCTACGTCTTTCCTAAGCAAGAACTGGTCTTTGGTCCTGAACAAATGGAGGCGCGGATCAATCAAGACCCCGTTATTTCGCAACAGATTTCCCTCTGGAATCGCCAAGGGTCAAGATCGGTGCAGGGCAATCTCCTCATTATCCCTATCCAGCGATCGCTGCTGTATGTTGAACCGATTTACCTCGAAGCGGATCAAAACCGACTGCCCACCTTGGCACGGGTCATCGTCATGGATAATCAGCGGATTGTAATGGCACCCACCCTAGAGGAGGCTCTGAAACAACTCTTTCCCCAATAG
- a CDS encoding peroxiredoxin — protein sequence MFLRSVLVALLSLILFLSPSAPSWALGGELPPLNAPAPDFSLPSSVNGQLISLKDYRGKWVVLYFYPKDFTSGCTLEAQRFQRDIEQFHAHNAEVIGVSADSVDSHQDFCDSEGLTFPLLSDPDGQVSKAYGSWLGFVSLRHSFIIDPEGILRERYRKVNPAIHSQEVLARLEELQQQG from the coding sequence ATGTTCTTGCGCTCAGTATTGGTTGCCCTTTTGAGCTTGATCCTGTTTCTTAGCCCATCAGCCCCCAGTTGGGCCCTCGGGGGTGAATTACCGCCCCTCAATGCCCCAGCACCCGACTTTTCTCTTCCCAGCAGTGTCAACGGTCAGCTCATTTCCCTCAAGGATTATCGCGGTAAGTGGGTGGTGCTGTACTTTTATCCCAAGGACTTTACCTCTGGCTGTACTCTTGAAGCCCAACGCTTTCAGCGGGATATTGAGCAATTTCATGCCCATAATGCTGAAGTCATTGGCGTCAGTGCCGACTCCGTGGACTCCCACCAAGATTTCTGTGACAGTGAAGGCTTGACCTTTCCCCTCCTCTCTGACCCCGATGGCCAAGTCAGCAAAGCCTATGGTTCATGGTTGGGGTTTGTCTCCCTACGCCACAGTTTCATCATTGATCCTGAGGGCATCCTGCGGGAGCGCTATCGGAAAGTGAATCCTGCAATTCACAGTCAGGAGGTCCTGGCTCGCCTCGAGGAACTGCAACAGCAAGGGTAA
- a CDS encoding peroxiredoxin: MALAVGTPAPPFTAKDTQGNTISLSDFAGKTVVLYFYPKDDTPGCTKEACSFRDNYAAYQGKNIVVLGVSADDETSHQKFTAKFNLPFPLLADVDRSIIKAYDVDGGGYAKRVTYVIDGNGIISHVYTSVKTDTHATDILADLGL, from the coding sequence ATGGCTCTAGCCGTTGGCACACCCGCACCCCCCTTTACTGCCAAAGACACCCAGGGCAATACCATCTCCCTCAGTGACTTTGCAGGCAAAACTGTGGTGCTGTACTTTTACCCCAAGGATGACACCCCCGGCTGCACTAAGGAGGCCTGTAGCTTTCGCGACAACTATGCCGCCTATCAAGGCAAAAATATCGTCGTTTTGGGCGTGAGTGCAGATGACGAAACCTCACACCAAAAGTTTACTGCGAAATTTAACCTTCCCTTCCCGCTGCTGGCGGATGTTGATAGGTCGATTATCAAAGCCTACGACGTGGATGGGGGCGGCTACGCCAAGCGAGTTACCTATGTGATTGACGGCAATGGCATCATTTCCCATGTTTATACCAGCGTGAAAACCGACACCCACGCCACCGACATTTTGGCGGATCTTGGCCTGTAG